CTCTTTTCTCTCAACTGTAGGGGTGAGATGTTGGATTATCTCTCCCTATAGTTTGATCTCGATATCCACGCCTGCGGGCAGATTCAAACGTGTCAAGGCCTCAACAGTCTTATTAGTCGGATCTATAATATCGATCAAGCGTTTGTGCGTGCGAATTTCAAATTGATCGCGTGCATCCTTATCGATGAATGGAGAACGCATGACGGTAAATTTATCGATCTCGGTGGGCAGGGGTACCGGGCCTGATACCCGCGCTCCGGTCTGCTGGGCTGTATCGACAATCTGCATCGCTGACTGATCGAGAATGCGGTGATCGTATGCCTTGAGGCGAATACGTATCCGCTGCTTGCTTCCTGTTGCCATGTATC
The window above is part of the Ktedonobacteraceae bacterium genome. Proteins encoded here:
- the rpsJ gene encoding 30S ribosomal protein S10, producing the protein MATGSKQRIRIRLKAYDHRILDQSAMQIVDTAQQTGARVSGPVPLPTEIDKFTVMRSPFIDKDARDQFEIRTHKRLIDIIDPTNKTVEALTRLNLPAGVDIEIKL